One Telluria mixta DNA window includes the following coding sequences:
- a CDS encoding xanthine dehydrogenase family protein molybdopterin-binding subunit, translated as MSGVNHGRRAFLEGGALVLAFALLPRAARAEFNGMGVPPVANPKLAGSLQRTPFLDAWIRVAPDGKVTVFSGKVELGTGVRTALAQVALEQLELQPGDIEFVQGDTARTPNEGFTAGSHTMADSGSALLHASSQVAALLRQGAAAQWRVGPETVTLRAGRAVAPDGRSMHYGEALRGLDAAGLHRAASETSPLRPPARYRLIGKPLARFDIPAKVTGGAAYVQDMRLPGMLHARVVRPPRPGAKLVRADLDAVRRLPGVRRVVRDGDYLAVLADDEWRAILAMNALAANAQWQGGTPMPQADAIHATLQQLPAQHIKILDRGHVDQPAAGPGVSARYTKQYVMHGSIGPSCAVARLDGDMLTVWTHTQGVYPLRAALAELTGMPLDKVRCIHTEGSGCYGQNGADDVAADAALLARAVPGVPVRVQLMRDQENLWEPYAPAMVTTVRAALDGQGRISHWDYALWSGSHNERPGNAGKLVPAWLLSKPIAPSPSQPMPMPEGGGDRNALPLYAIPNARVVNHFLPVTPLRSSAMRSLGAHINITTIEGTMDQLAKLAGVDPVRLRLDHLAEEPRARAVIEKAAARFGWGKTKPAPGHGYGFGFGQYKNIMAYVAIALELAVDKDKNTVRIVRVACAADCGQVVNPDGARNQLEGGIIQAASWTLHEQLRYGPDGIASMDWSTYPILRFSGVPERIDVDLLDQPGLPFLGVAEAAQGPMAAALANALADATGARRHDLPLLGRPFPA; from the coding sequence ATGAGCGGCGTGAATCACGGCCGCCGCGCCTTCCTCGAAGGGGGCGCCCTCGTCCTCGCGTTCGCGCTGCTGCCGCGCGCCGCGCGCGCCGAATTCAATGGCATGGGCGTGCCGCCGGTCGCCAATCCGAAACTCGCGGGCAGCCTGCAACGCACGCCGTTCCTGGACGCGTGGATCCGCGTGGCGCCGGACGGCAAGGTCACGGTCTTCAGCGGCAAGGTTGAACTGGGCACCGGCGTGCGCACGGCGCTCGCGCAGGTCGCACTCGAACAACTGGAACTGCAGCCGGGCGACATCGAGTTCGTGCAGGGCGATACGGCGCGCACGCCCAACGAAGGTTTCACGGCCGGCAGCCACACCATGGCCGACAGCGGCAGCGCGCTGCTGCATGCGTCAAGCCAGGTGGCGGCATTGCTGCGCCAGGGCGCGGCGGCGCAGTGGCGGGTGGGGCCGGAGACGGTCACGCTGCGCGCGGGCCGCGCGGTCGCCCCGGATGGCCGCAGCATGCATTACGGCGAGGCGCTGCGCGGTCTGGATGCCGCGGGCCTGCACCGCGCGGCCAGCGAGACGTCGCCGCTGCGCCCGCCCGCGCGCTACCGCCTGATCGGCAAGCCACTGGCCCGCTTCGACATCCCGGCGAAAGTCACGGGCGGCGCGGCCTACGTGCAGGACATGCGCCTGCCCGGCATGCTGCACGCCCGCGTCGTGCGGCCGCCGCGTCCCGGTGCGAAGCTCGTGCGCGCGGATCTCGACGCCGTCCGACGCCTGCCCGGCGTGCGCCGGGTGGTGCGCGACGGCGACTACCTGGCCGTGCTGGCGGACGACGAATGGCGCGCGATCCTGGCGATGAATGCGCTGGCGGCGAACGCTCAATGGCAAGGCGGCACGCCAATGCCGCAAGCGGACGCCATCCACGCGACCCTGCAGCAGCTGCCGGCGCAGCACATCAAGATCCTCGACCGCGGCCACGTCGACCAGCCGGCCGCCGGCCCGGGCGTGTCTGCCCGCTACACGAAGCAGTACGTGATGCACGGCTCGATCGGGCCGTCGTGCGCCGTCGCCCGGCTGGACGGGGACATGCTGACGGTCTGGACGCACACGCAGGGCGTGTACCCGCTGCGCGCCGCGCTGGCGGAGCTGACCGGCATGCCGCTCGATAAGGTCCGCTGCATCCACACGGAGGGGTCCGGCTGCTACGGCCAGAACGGCGCCGACGACGTGGCGGCGGACGCTGCGCTGCTGGCCCGCGCCGTACCCGGCGTACCCGTGCGCGTGCAGCTGATGCGCGACCAGGAAAACCTGTGGGAGCCGTACGCACCCGCGATGGTGACGACCGTGCGCGCCGCGCTCGACGGCCAGGGCCGCATCTCGCACTGGGACTACGCACTGTGGAGCGGGTCGCACAACGAACGCCCCGGCAATGCCGGGAAGCTGGTCCCCGCATGGCTGCTTTCCAAACCGATCGCGCCGTCGCCATCACAGCCGATGCCGATGCCGGAAGGCGGCGGCGACCGCAACGCGCTGCCGCTGTACGCCATCCCGAACGCGCGCGTCGTGAACCATTTTCTCCCCGTGACGCCGCTGCGCAGCTCCGCGATGCGCTCGCTCGGGGCGCACATCAACATCACGACGATCGAGGGGACGATGGACCAGCTGGCGAAGCTGGCCGGCGTCGACCCGGTGCGCCTGCGCCTCGACCATCTGGCCGAGGAACCGCGCGCCCGCGCCGTGATCGAGAAGGCGGCCGCGCGCTTCGGCTGGGGCAAGACGAAACCGGCGCCGGGGCACGGCTACGGTTTCGGCTTCGGCCAGTACAAGAACATCATGGCCTACGTAGCGATCGCGCTGGAACTGGCCGTCGACAAGGACAAGAACACCGTGCGCATCGTCCGCGTGGCCTGCGCAGCCGACTGCGGCCAGGTCGTGAATCCGGACGGCGCGCGCAACCAGCTGGAAGGCGGCATCATCCAGGCGGCCAGCTGGACCCTGCACGAGCAGTTGCGCTACGGCCCGGACGGCATCGCCAGCATGGACTGGAGCACGTATCCGATCCTGCGCTTTTCCGGCGTTCCGGAACGCATCGACGTCGACCTGCTGGACCAGCCCGGTCTACCCTTTTTGGGTGTGGCGGAGGCCGCGCAGGGCCCGATGGCGGCCGCGCTCGCGAACGCGCTGGCCGACGCCACCGGCGCGCGCCGCCACGACCTGCCGCTGCTCGGGCGGCCCTTCCCCGCCTGA
- a CDS encoding sensor histidine kinase, producing MNRTTVPTDPACAPPDAGAAASEPQIDACRRAWHLLCDAGMPTLTDVPLLTAHPALADALQDAFNAGRLPGALIEAEIRRALLDGPCDATLLAAVLLAAVALERFHGGRRAMRLAEACAVRARHDDARAVAGAVLRAHATLVLSRCAPLREAALLQAEACRLEAGRPDTVARNAVLWTGVRLLCGAPLAELLHYADAVRQSVPFGNVSVATSQLDSRLALYRALADGPRTPYVPAVPADAMQFGCWLGCLQAAWLRGETGAARAALAAARQLVTPVTPPCELLTYHLFGALTLARVEHVPGTTAALRAHRRALQAWARRAPDVAGAMALLAQAAEQDAAGAGRALTAYERAAAQAQTVGQAWIAALAWEGAAGLCARGGLAGALPGYRKLALDTWRDWGAHGRVRDLMQAWDATPATPDHDQQTRAARAGTVGELGITIAHEVNQPLAAILLHAAAARRWLRRGQPDTTRALEALEQISACGRQAGDIVRSVRGLARREGEAASMFALDTAVGEVAQLLRALMVRQNVHLETRLLLPERQIHASRAQIQQVLINLLLNAIEALAGVSDRPRRIVLESVPAGPALVELRVRDNGPGIAAADRERIFDALYSTKPHGTGVGLSISRAIVEAHGGRIECTAAEPHGALFRVVLPVRSAAGITPSTESRNHA from the coding sequence ATGAATCGAACGACCGTACCTACCGACCCTGCTTGTGCCCCGCCCGACGCCGGCGCTGCGGCGTCCGAGCCCCAGATCGACGCCTGCCGGCGCGCGTGGCACCTGCTGTGCGACGCCGGCATGCCCACGCTGACCGACGTCCCCCTGCTGACCGCCCACCCCGCGCTGGCAGACGCGCTGCAGGATGCGTTCAACGCCGGCCGCCTGCCCGGCGCGCTGATCGAAGCGGAAATCCGCCGCGCCCTGCTGGACGGCCCGTGCGATGCGACGCTGCTGGCCGCCGTCCTGCTGGCGGCCGTCGCCCTCGAACGCTTTCACGGCGGCCGCCGCGCCATGCGGCTGGCCGAAGCCTGCGCCGTCCGCGCCCGCCATGACGATGCGCGCGCCGTCGCCGGCGCCGTGCTGCGCGCCCACGCCACCCTCGTGCTCTCGCGCTGCGCACCGCTGCGCGAAGCGGCGCTGCTGCAGGCCGAAGCCTGCCGCCTGGAGGCCGGCCGTCCCGATACCGTGGCCCGCAACGCCGTCCTGTGGACAGGCGTGCGCCTGCTGTGCGGCGCGCCGTTGGCCGAACTGCTGCATTATGCCGACGCCGTCCGTCAGTCGGTCCCGTTTGGCAACGTTTCCGTCGCCACCAGCCAGCTGGACAGCCGCCTCGCGCTGTACCGCGCACTGGCCGACGGCCCGCGCACGCCGTACGTGCCGGCGGTGCCCGCGGATGCCATGCAGTTCGGGTGCTGGCTCGGCTGCCTGCAGGCGGCGTGGCTGCGTGGCGAAACGGGCGCGGCCCGCGCGGCACTGGCCGCCGCCCGCCAGCTCGTCACGCCGGTCACGCCGCCGTGCGAGCTGCTGACTTACCACCTGTTCGGCGCATTGACGCTGGCGCGCGTGGAGCATGTACCCGGTACCACGGCCGCCCTGCGCGCGCACCGCCGCGCGCTGCAGGCGTGGGCCCGGCGCGCGCCCGACGTGGCCGGCGCGATGGCGCTGCTCGCGCAAGCGGCTGAACAGGATGCGGCCGGTGCGGGCCGGGCGCTGACCGCCTACGAACGTGCGGCCGCCCAGGCGCAGACGGTCGGCCAGGCGTGGATCGCCGCGCTGGCCTGGGAAGGCGCCGCCGGCCTGTGCGCCCGCGGCGGCCTCGCCGGCGCGCTGCCGGGCTACCGCAAGCTCGCGCTGGACACCTGGCGCGACTGGGGCGCCCACGGCCGCGTACGCGACCTGATGCAGGCTTGGGACGCCACGCCCGCCACGCCCGACCACGACCAGCAGACGCGCGCCGCCCGCGCGGGCACGGTCGGAGAACTCGGCATCACGATCGCGCACGAGGTCAACCAGCCGCTGGCCGCGATCCTGCTGCACGCGGCCGCCGCCCGACGCTGGCTGCGCCGCGGCCAGCCCGACACGACGCGTGCGCTGGAAGCGCTGGAACAGATCAGCGCATGCGGCAGACAGGCGGGCGACATCGTGCGCAGCGTGCGCGGCCTGGCGCGGCGCGAGGGCGAAGCGGCCAGCATGTTCGCACTCGACACGGCGGTCGGCGAAGTGGCGCAACTGCTGCGCGCGCTGATGGTGCGCCAGAACGTGCATCTGGAAACCCGTCTGCTGCTGCCGGAACGCCAGATCCACGCAAGCCGCGCCCAGATCCAGCAGGTGCTCATCAACCTGCTGCTCAACGCGATCGAGGCCCTGGCCGGCGTCAGCGACCGGCCGCGCCGCATCGTGCTGGAATCCGTGCCGGCCGGCCCTGCGCTCGTCGAGCTGCGCGTGCGCGACAACGGCCCCGGCATCGCCGCCGCCGACCGCGAACGCATCTTCGACGCCCTGTATTCGACCAAGCCGCACGGCACCGGCGTCGGCCTGTCGATCAGTCGCGCCATCGTCGAAGCGCATGGCGGCCGCATCGAATGCACAGCCGCCGAGCCGCACGGTGCGCTGTTCCGGGTCGTGCTGCCCGTGCGCAGCGCGGCCGGCATCACGCCTTCCACCGAAAGCCGCAACCATGCATGA
- a CDS encoding helix-turn-helix domain-containing protein, with translation MHDTPPAANVARVCRYIDDHLTEPLTLADLAGHAGLSRHYFSRLFRATTGDPPMRYLMRRRLEHARRLLLDRRHSVCEIAMLLHFADQSHFCRSFRRSTGQSPLQYSRAQ, from the coding sequence ATGCATGACACCCCGCCCGCCGCCAACGTGGCGCGCGTCTGCCGCTACATCGACGACCACCTGACCGAGCCGCTCACGCTGGCGGACCTCGCCGGTCACGCCGGGCTGTCGCGCCACTATTTTTCGCGCCTGTTCCGCGCCACGACGGGCGACCCGCCCATGCGCTACCTGATGCGCCGGCGTCTCGAGCACGCGCGCCGGCTGCTGCTGGACCGCCGCCACAGCGTGTGCGAGATCGCCATGCTGTTGCATTTCGCCGACCAGAGCCATTTCTGCCGCAGCTTCCGCCGCAGCACGGGCCAGTCGCCGCTGCAGTACAGCCGCGCGCAGTAA